The Anolis carolinensis isolate JA03-04 chromosome 2, rAnoCar3.1.pri, whole genome shotgun sequence genome has a window encoding:
- the emg1 gene encoding ribosomal RNA small subunit methyltransferase NEP1, which translates to MNYLESDGRDFFFLARSGPEVEAAGQPASVPKMADDSSRKRLSADKASGPDSQRAGRRRLLVILEGASLETVKVGKTYELLNCDKHKSLLLRNGRDPGVVRPDITHQSLLMLMDSPLNRAGLLQVYIHTEKNVLIEVNPQTRIPRTFDRFCGLMVQLLHKFSVRAADGPQKLLKVIKNPVTDHLPVGCMKIGTSFSVPTVTDVRDLVPTADPVAIVVGAFAHGSVNVDYTEKMISISNYPLSAALTCAKITSTFEEMWGVV; encoded by the exons ATGAATTACTTAGAAAGCGAcgggagggatttttttttcctcgCGAGGTCAGGACCGGAAGTAGAGGCAGCCGGGCAACCAGCGAGCGTGCCCAAAATGGCGGACGACTCCTCGAGGAAGCGCTTGAGCGCGGACAAGGCCTCGGGGCCGGACTCGCAGCGCGCGGGGCGGAGGCGGCTCTTGGTCATCCTGGAAGGGGCCTCCCTGGAGACGGTGAAG GTTGGAAAAACGTATGAGCTGTTGAACTGTGACAAGCATAAATCATTGCTTCTGCGAAATGGCCGGGACCCTGGGGTGGTTCGACCGGACATCACACACCAG AGCCTTCTGATGCTCATGGACAGTCCTTTGAATCGAGCTGGTCTTCTCCAGGTTTATATCCATACAGAAAAGAATGTTCTTATTGAAGTTAACCCGCAGACAAGAATCCCTCGCACGTTTGATCGCTTTTGTGGCCTAATGG TTCAGTTGTTACATAAATTCAGTGTCAGAGCTGCTGATGGACCACAGAAATTATTAAAG GTAATTAAGAATCCAGTAACAGATCATCTTCCTGTGGGCTGTATGAAGATTGGCACATCCTTTTCAGTTCCTACTGTGACAGATGTGCGTGACCTAGTGCCGACTGCAGATCCCGTCGCTATTGTTGTGGGAGCTTTTGCCCATGGCTCG GTTAATGTTGACTACACAGAGAAAATGATTTCAATCAGCAATTATCCACTCTCTGCTGCTTTGACGTGTGCCAAGATCACATCAACTTTTGAAGAAATGTGGGGCGTAGTTTGA